The genomic DNA ATAAGTTTAACAGGTACTTCCCtgcttttcttgatatcattTAAAGTAAAACTTATGGAATTCTCACTAGATCCTTCAATTGAGAAAGGATACCAGGTATTGCGTGCAGTAtgactttttctttcctgTGACACACACACTTCTTCTATTTCTCCATTATCTTCGCCCAACCCAGTACTTGTTGTTGGCTGTGGCATCTGTTCCATGGGTACATCTGTATTGCTATCTGTTGGAACTGAGGAAGCTGATGTTGGCGAGGAGATATGAGAAGGTAAAACATTCCcactttcatcaaatacAGGAAGTCTACAAATCGGACAAGTTTGAGATCTTTCCatccaatttttcaaacagcAAAGGTGTAAAACATGACCACAAGGCAATCTCTTCGGTGTAtattttttcgaaattcGACGATGTGATCTTTGTTCAGGGATGAGTTCATCCATGCATATTATACAAATATTATCAACTCCCATAGCCTTTAAGCTTTCCTCCGATACGGTTGGCAGTTTGTCATCCAATTGTCTATTATTTCTCCATGTCTTCCAAACCATAGTGATGTTTTGATAAAGAGTTATGAGATCCCAAACAATGTCTTTCATCAACATGACTGGAATCTTCAGAGGTATCAACATTAAGCAATGCACGATCGTCTTTAAAAATCTagtgaaaatatcaataattCTTTCGTAGAGAAATTTGCCCTCCAAGCCAGTGAACTGGttttcatcttcgtcttcattATCAGCCTCATCTTCGCCGTCAGAACTTGATTCCAAATTGACAATATTATCACTTTGTTGCGATCGATAAAACTCATACAAATTTAAAGAAGAATGCAACAACATGTTCGACAGATCAATTAATAGCATTGAAAATTCCATTCCAATCATCAACACAACTGAAGTTGAGGAGGAAAAATTGCTCAATAATGATGTATTGATGCAGTAACATACCATTTGTAAGTcaataataaataaaattaCCATGTTTAAGGTAAATCTTGAAAGTATTAGCTTATAAATCCTTGTAGTCTCTTGCATATTCTGTAACAGCCCATCCAACCTGTCTCTCAAAATCCAATGAAACACCTTTACGTATATCAATAGAAATCCAAACAGCATGACAGTAGAGAAATCCTGTTCTTTAAACATCGAGGTCATCAAAATTGTATTTATCAGAGTAAATGGTAATCTCTCCAGTATGTGCTCATATTCAATGAGTCGAAGGTTACCGAACAGCAATAGCGTAGATAGCCTCCATAACAATGCAGAATTCAATAGCATGAATGCGCATataatgataaaattgaatccTTCGGTCAATTTCAGAATAGTTTGGAGAAACGAAATACTTGTCACCGTGGCATCATATACAGAGTAAAAAGCTAACGCATAGATAACAATCGTGAACACGATCACTTGCCTTTTCCTAGCCTGAGAGACCTCCATgattgaaatcaaagtcTATTTAGCGGACTCTCACTCGTTAtacctttttctcttcccCTTTTCTGTTTCTATACTTTTTGTTGAACTCATGATCCCATGATATAGCTAATTCCAAAATTAACCGTTACAAACAAATACGCttagatatatatataatacaACATCAAGAAGGGCAAAGCTGAACCGCGCTGTACGCTACATTTATGCTGGAGCCCAGCAAGAAAGCAGGCGCATTACAGCTGATTCACTTGCGCTTTTCAACCTTTAATAGCAGCGCCTTGTTTATATGCGGCAAGACACCACCTGAAGCAATGGTGGCCCTGATTAACGAATCTagttcatcatcacctCTTATAGCAAGCTGCAGGTGTCTTGGAGTTAttcttttcactttcaagTCCTTGGCAGCATTTCCTGCCAATTCCAAAACTTCTGCTGTCAGATATTCAAGCACAGCCGTCAAATATATCGCCGCCTTAGAACCAACACGCGCTTTACCACTCGcgttcttcttcaaataacGCTTGATTCTCCCCACTGGGAACTGCAGGCCTGCTCTAGCTGACGACGACTGCGATCTTAGACCTGCTCCTCCATCCTTTGCACCAGATTTACCCTTACCACCGTGTACCTTACCAGACATGTCTTCTCACTTAATTGGTTGCTCACTGCACTGCAAGATCCCAAACCTAACCAATCCTTGTGGCTTAGATTCGTAGTTATAGAACTCGTCTTTGTTGTGTTTATTTGCTCATTTGTTtatttgtttgtttttaaCCCTGCGCATCACGTAAGAAAAGGATACGCGGAGGATTACCCGGCCTGGCGGCTAAGTTGTTAATAGGCGCTTAAATGGCACCACAAAGAGGATAACTAACCACTCTAACACACAACATGTCAAGTTAGAGTTTCAATAGTGGCAGTTTTAGGAGATCTTCGGTGCATTTATTGAGGACTTTCCGCTCGATTTGGCACTCCTGCCTACTGGATATTGAACGAAAAGCTCTGTATTGATTACGGTGCAGCCCGGTTTTGGAGGGCgctgttgaagaagatgacaaCGACTGTCTGCGAAAGCTCTCTGATCGATACAGTGCTGCAGATAAGCTACGTTTTGCACGGGCGATGGTAAACGGCAGGGTGCACGACAAGCCAAGACACCAAAAAGTTATATTTGATCGGTTTTGGAAGGTGGTCAGGAGAGCTGCGCTACATCTTGCTGCGGTATTTGAGGGCAGTCAGTACCCATACAAGCAGCAAAGAGAACCATCAATATCCCTGGACCACATCCGTGGATTACACCCGTGGATTACGAGGAAAAAAGAGGCGACAGGTTATCGAAGAACTCCAAGGTGAGAGAATGCAAAAAACTCAAGCACTAGCAAAGTGCTCTGGCGCATGGGGCATGAAGACTTTCCGAATTTTTATCTATTTTGGCATGCCAATCGTATTTGTAATACATAAACAGAGTTGCGACCGgagcttcttttttctgaaaaagGAGAATAGTGATTTTCGCTGCTCGCTGTGCCTCGTCCGTCTTGCCAGGGAAACGAGCTGATTTTAGTATTATATAAGCGCAAGGAAGCGAAAACGGTTGACGTTCAAGAGGCATTTAGTCCCGAAAATGAGTGGGAACGATTTAAAATGAACCAGCTTAGTCTTACGTTCATTGTACTTTTACAGATTTTAGTGAAGTCCAGTATAGCGTGGTCTCCAACCAACGGCTACGTCCCTGGTAACGTTACTTGCGATGACGATATTAATCTAATAAGAGAGGCCAACGAATTATCTCCAAACGAAACAGATTGGCTTCGGAGGAGAAGCTCTTACACAAATGAAGCTTTGCAAAACTTTCTAACGCGAGCAACAAGGAATTTTTCGGATGATTCAATTGTCTCGCAACTCTTTAGGAACAACTCTAATGTTCCTAAAATTGGTATCGCATGCTCCGGCGGTGGCTATCGTGCCATGTTAAGTGGTGCAGGTATGATAGCAGCGATGGACAACAGAACTGATGGCGCTCTGGACCACGGTTTGGGTGGTCTTCTGCAAAGTGCTACTTATCTGGCTGGGTTGTCCGGTGGAAATTGGCTCACGACAACTTTGGCATGGAATAATTGGACATCTGTGCAAACAATTCTAAATAACATGACGGAAGATGATTCCATCTGGGATATATCCAATTCCATCATCAACCCGGGTGGTATCAATATTGTTAGCTCGGGACAAAGATGGAATCATATTTCCGACGCGGTTCAA from Zygotorulaspora mrakii chromosome 7, complete sequence includes the following:
- the HRD1 gene encoding E3 ubiquitin-protein ligase HRD1 (similar to Saccharomyces cerevisiae HRD1 (YOL013C); ancestral locus Anc_6.45), which gives rise to MEVSQARKRQVIVFTIVIYALAFYSVYDATVTSISFLQTILKLTEGFNFIIICAFMLLNSALLWRLSTLLLFGNLRLIEYEHILERLPFTLINTILMTSMFKEQDFSTVMLFGFLLIYVKVFHWILRDRLDGLLQNMQETTRIYKLILSRFTLNMVILFIIDLQMVCYCINTSLLSNFSSSTSVVLMIGMEFSMLLIDLSNMLLHSSLNLYEFYRSQQSDNIVNLESSSDGEDEADNEDEDENQFTGLEGKFLYERIIDIFTRFLKTIVHCLMLIPLKIPVMLMKDIVWDLITLYQNITMVWKTWRNNRQLDDKLPTVSEESLKAMGVDNICIICMDELIPEQRSHRRISKKYTPKRLPCGHVLHLCCLKNWMERSQTCPICRLPVFDESGNVLPSHISSPTSASSVPTDSNTDVPMEQMPQPTTSTGLGEDNGEIEEVCVSQERKSHTARNTWYPFSIEGSSENSISFTLNDIKKSREVPVKLMIDRSLQNNSNEVDNDTKSELIKRVVIPDEYIFHNSNIDSLKRRISELESQVQDLNKRIRKD
- the HTZ1 gene encoding histone H2AZ (similar to Saccharomyces cerevisiae HTZ1 (YOL012C); ancestral locus Anc_6.43); protein product: MSGKVHGGKGKSGAKDGGAGLRSQSSSARAGLQFPVGRIKRYLKKNASGKARVGSKAAIYLTAVLEYLTAEVLELAGNAAKDLKVKRITPRHLQLAIRGDDELDSLIRATIASGGVLPHINKALLLKVEKRK